A stretch of the Calditerrivibrio sp. genome encodes the following:
- a CDS encoding cation acetate symporter — protein MSILVWTWIIVGLSFALYIGIAIWSKASSTGEFYVAEKQVHPVANGMATAADWMSAASFISMAGMISFMGRDGSMYLMGWTGGYVLLALLLAPYLRKYGKYTVPQFVGDRYYSQTARLVALLCAIFISVVYVAGQMRGVGIVFSRFLEVSINAGVIIGMIIVLFYAVLGGMKGITYTQVAQYLVLIIAYLIPAIFISIMITGNPIPPLGYGSTVSAGGGQLLGSGEGKYVLDLLDQLHKDLGFAAYTSGQKPLIDVFFITFALMVGTAGLPHVIIRFFTVPKVKDARSSAGWALLFIAILYTTAPAVAAFARTNFLLTINGKKYEEAPSWFKNWEKTKLVGFQDKAIYETADGKKIAVYKTKDGVLKYKDGKEEKEFKPEGMKLVKDFDGIMTIAKDPNINEVSVDRDIMVLANPEIAKLPAWVVALVAAGGLAAALSTAAGLLIVISSAISHDLVKSIIAPNMSEKSEMVWARVAAFLAVVAAGYFGINPPGFVAQVVAFAFGLAAASFFPVIILGIFWKRANKEGAIAGMLVGIIFTAWYIIYFKFINTDPKAWWFGISPEGIGTVGMILNFVTMVVVSLMTKEPPKEVQDLVESVRYPRES, from the coding sequence ATGAGTATATTGGTTTGGACGTGGATTATAGTTGGTCTTTCTTTTGCTCTTTATATAGGGATTGCTATATGGTCAAAGGCATCATCCACTGGTGAGTTTTATGTAGCGGAAAAGCAGGTTCACCCTGTGGCTAATGGTATGGCGACAGCTGCTGACTGGATGTCTGCGGCATCTTTCATCTCTATGGCTGGTATGATCTCTTTCATGGGTAGAGATGGTTCGATGTATCTCATGGGTTGGACTGGTGGTTATGTTCTTTTGGCACTACTACTTGCACCTTATCTTAGAAAGTATGGTAAGTACACAGTTCCCCAGTTTGTTGGTGACAGGTATTATTCTCAGACTGCTAGATTAGTTGCTCTTTTGTGTGCTATCTTTATATCAGTAGTTTATGTTGCTGGTCAGATGAGGGGTGTTGGTATCGTTTTCTCAAGGTTCCTTGAAGTTAGTATCAATGCTGGTGTTATTATCGGTATGATTATAGTTCTTTTCTATGCTGTTTTGGGTGGGATGAAAGGTATTACTTATACTCAGGTTGCCCAGTATTTAGTTTTAATTATAGCGTACCTAATACCAGCTATTTTCATATCTATTATGATCACTGGTAATCCTATACCACCTTTAGGGTATGGTTCTACTGTTTCAGCAGGTGGTGGCCAGTTACTTGGTAGTGGAGAAGGTAAATATGTTTTGGATCTTCTTGATCAGCTCCACAAAGACTTGGGTTTTGCTGCTTACACAAGTGGACAGAAACCACTTATAGATGTTTTCTTTATCACCTTTGCACTTATGGTGGGTACAGCAGGTCTTCCACACGTTATTATTAGGTTCTTTACAGTGCCAAAAGTTAAAGATGCAAGAAGCTCTGCTGGTTGGGCACTGCTTTTCATTGCTATTCTTTATACTACAGCACCAGCTGTTGCAGCTTTTGCAAGAACAAACTTCCTTTTAACTATCAATGGTAAAAAATATGAAGAAGCACCCAGCTGGTTTAAAAACTGGGAAAAGACAAAGCTTGTAGGTTTCCAGGACAAAGCGATTTATGAAACAGCAGATGGTAAAAAGATCGCTGTTTATAAAACGAAAGATGGTGTTTTAAAATACAAAGATGGTAAAGAGGAGAAGGAGTTCAAGCCTGAAGGGATGAAGCTTGTCAAAGATTTTGATGGTATCATGACCATTGCAAAAGACCCAAATATAAACGAAGTTTCCGTTGATAGAGATATTATGGTTCTTGCAAACCCAGAAATTGCTAAACTTCCAGCTTGGGTTGTTGCTCTTGTTGCTGCTGGTGGTTTGGCTGCAGCTCTTTCTACCGCTGCTGGACTTTTGATAGTTATCTCATCTGCTATCTCCCATGACTTGGTAAAGTCTATTATTGCTCCTAACATGAGTGAAAAATCTGAGATGGTTTGGGCAAGGGTAGCAGCATTTTTGGCAGTGGTTGCTGCAGGGTATTTTGGTATTAATCCTCCTGGATTTGTTGCTCAGGTGGTGGCATTTGCATTTGGTCTTGCTGCTGCATCTTTCTTCCCAGTTATCATACTTGGTATTTTCTGGAAGAGAGCCAACAAAGAGGGTGCTATTGCTGGTATGCTTGTGGGTATAATATTTACTGCTTGGTATATCATCTATTTCAAATTTATAAATACCGATCCTAAGGCATGGTGGTTTGGTATATCTCCTGAGGGTATTGGTACTGTTGGTATGATTCTTAACTTTGTGACAATGGTTGTAGTTTCTCTTATGACAAAGGAACCACCGAAAGAGGTGCAGGATCTTGTAGAGAGCGTTCGTTACCCAAGAGAATCTTAA
- a CDS encoding cytochrome c biogenesis protein ResB: MKKILDFFSSLKLALILFFILILMSAIGSFISAANPTSGLIDFLSRSTGKSHQQIVFFLQRYGLLDLYHSKIFVVLLIFFTINIVVCTLKRLPSIVKIFLTDVTNTFKVNEEKEAVKISSDKETKDIINQLYQIFKGYKTDERTLEDNVIYFRAERGRVSRIGVHVVHFGVLVLILSGIMGNMFGYNGNIAILEGDIDDTVIMKDNKSFKLPFSVKLNNVLVSYYDNTTKPKDFSSEIVIKKDGKPDEFYTIGVNRPLKYEGLKIFQASYGFYPSKDVQFKFLYRGTEGEKRISAKMDELVSITNELGLVVRDFIPSLSMDSEGKLININDVMINPAVLVEFFYKGASQGIVPILANYPDTWRFQGFDLQFEKAYGVQFSVFSINYNPFIPLIYIGFVLLSVGIVIAYIVEHKIIYIKIVDNGKRREIIMSGYRHRFKQDTLSMLESIGRKIDQYLGVEK; encoded by the coding sequence ATGAAAAAAATATTGGATTTTTTCAGTTCATTAAAGTTAGCGTTAATATTATTTTTCATATTAATTTTAATGTCTGCAATAGGCTCTTTTATTTCAGCTGCAAATCCAACCTCTGGGCTTATAGATTTTCTGAGTAGATCAACAGGTAAAAGCCATCAACAGATAGTATTTTTTTTGCAGAGGTATGGTTTGTTGGATCTGTATCATTCGAAGATTTTTGTAGTTTTATTAATATTTTTTACCATTAACATTGTTGTATGTACCCTTAAGAGATTACCCAGTATAGTAAAGATTTTTTTAACTGATGTAACTAATACTTTTAAAGTAAATGAAGAAAAAGAAGCCGTTAAGATCTCCTCTGATAAAGAAACAAAAGATATTATTAACCAATTATATCAAATTTTCAAAGGTTATAAGACTGATGAAAGGACCTTAGAAGATAACGTCATCTATTTTAGGGCAGAAAGGGGAAGGGTAAGTAGAATTGGAGTACATGTGGTTCATTTCGGTGTATTAGTGCTAATTTTATCGGGCATAATGGGTAACATGTTCGGCTACAATGGGAATATAGCTATATTAGAAGGTGATATTGATGACACTGTTATAATGAAGGATAATAAAAGCTTTAAACTACCTTTCAGTGTTAAGTTAAACAATGTTTTGGTGTCATATTATGATAACACCACAAAGCCGAAAGATTTTAGTTCTGAAATTGTTATTAAAAAAGATGGAAAACCAGATGAATTTTATACTATAGGTGTTAATAGACCTTTAAAGTATGAAGGCTTAAAAATATTTCAAGCAAGTTATGGATTTTATCCCTCTAAGGATGTTCAATTTAAGTTTCTATACAGAGGTACTGAAGGGGAAAAGAGAATTTCTGCTAAGATGGACGAACTTGTTAGTATCACTAATGAATTGGGACTTGTTGTAAGGGATTTTATACCTTCGTTGAGTATGGATAGTGAGGGTAAGCTTATAAATATAAACGATGTTATGATTAACCCTGCTGTATTAGTGGAATTCTTTTATAAAGGTGCCTCACAAGGGATAGTCCCTATACTTGCAAATTATCCGGATACTTGGAGGTTTCAGGGATTTGATCTGCAGTTTGAAAAAGCGTATGGTGTGCAGTTTTCTGTTTTTTCTATAAATTATAATCCATTTATACCCCTTATATATATTGGTTTTGTCTTACTGTCTGTTGGTATAGTCATAGCATATATAGTGGAACATAAAATCATATATATAAAGATCGTTGATAATGGTAAAAGGAGAGAAATTATAATGTCAGGATACAGGCATCGATTCAAGCAGGATACATTAAGTATGCTTGAATCCATTGGAAGAAAGATTGATCAATATTTGGGAGTGGAAAAGTGA
- the mtgA gene encoding monofunctional biosynthetic peptidoglycan transglycosylase — protein sequence MIKKILLLIIILFILGSFVYVVPAFFYDVKRLAKENPIPTSFMKYRMKQWENKGIKKTIKHTWVPLNQISRPMRLAVIVSEDSKFWQHDGFDFEAIQNAFEENFKSGRFKYGASTISQQVVKNIYLSPTKNPLRKIKEAILTYRMEQVVSKKRILEIYLNIAELGDGIFGVQEAAKFYYGKPASALSPIEAAQLAAILPNPIKYHPKSNQKFVTNRTKIILNRIQTIEGYKKDQ from the coding sequence ATGATCAAAAAGATATTATTGTTAATTATTATACTATTCATATTAGGTTCTTTTGTATACGTTGTCCCTGCTTTTTTCTACGATGTAAAAAGGTTAGCAAAAGAGAACCCTATCCCCACATCATTTATGAAATACAGAATGAAACAATGGGAGAACAAGGGGATTAAAAAGACAATTAAACACACGTGGGTTCCACTTAATCAAATTTCAAGACCTATGAGATTAGCTGTTATAGTTTCTGAAGATTCAAAATTTTGGCAACATGATGGTTTTGATTTTGAAGCAATACAAAACGCTTTTGAAGAGAATTTCAAATCTGGAAGATTTAAGTATGGTGCCAGCACAATTTCCCAACAAGTGGTAAAAAATATATATCTTTCTCCCACTAAAAACCCCTTGAGAAAGATCAAAGAGGCTATACTCACTTATCGAATGGAACAAGTGGTATCCAAGAAAAGGATACTTGAGATATATCTTAATATCGCCGAGCTTGGTGATGGTATTTTTGGAGTACAAGAGGCAGCAAAGTTTTATTATGGAAAACCAGCCTCTGCCCTTTCACCAATAGAAGCCGCTCAACTGGCAGCTATACTACCCAACCCCATCAAATATCACCCAAAAAGCAACCAAAAGTTTGTAACCAATAGGACAAAAATAATTCTTAACAGAATACAAACAATAGAAGGTTACAAAAAAGATCAATAA
- the ccsB gene encoding c-type cytochrome biogenesis protein CcsB: MNDSLMFGVASLMYLLSMFFYIVHLFVRKKMIGLLATYTCFLGFIIHTVAFLGRWYHLYVKFNMPIIQSIPITNLYESLLFFAWSIILGNFIIEKWFKTRLFGAFITAIAGMSIAFVDAVGASKLVQPVLPALKSNWLLAHASLSFLAYAAFTLSFSAAIVNLATKCNNRKSMVYLFWTLSFSVFIYTTGIILTNVAFKLTKGTNLLKAFEGLGIFLCLGFFVVFAFVWILGVKIGAFLSKFIPEQLSIEMVEFRFISIGFLIFTIGGLVFGAIWADISWGRYWAWDPKETWAFVTWLVYAFYLHMRLIRGYDGLRSSVLAVIGFLITIFTYIGVNLLMPGLHSYGGM; the protein is encoded by the coding sequence GTGAATGATAGTTTGATGTTTGGTGTTGCTTCTTTGATGTATTTGCTGTCGATGTTTTTTTATATTGTCCATCTATTTGTAAGAAAAAAAATGATAGGATTGTTAGCTACCTATACATGCTTTCTTGGGTTTATAATACATACTGTTGCTTTTCTTGGTAGATGGTATCATTTGTATGTCAAGTTTAATATGCCCATAATCCAGTCTATACCTATTACTAATCTTTACGAGTCGTTACTGTTTTTTGCGTGGAGTATCATTTTAGGTAATTTTATAATAGAAAAATGGTTTAAGACCCGTCTATTTGGAGCTTTTATCACAGCAATTGCAGGTATGTCTATTGCTTTTGTAGATGCTGTTGGAGCTAGTAAGTTAGTTCAACCGGTGCTCCCTGCTTTAAAAAGTAACTGGTTATTGGCTCATGCATCGTTGAGCTTTTTGGCATATGCGGCGTTTACTTTATCTTTCAGTGCTGCAATTGTTAATTTAGCAACAAAGTGTAATAATAGAAAAAGTATGGTTTATCTTTTTTGGACTTTGTCGTTTTCTGTGTTCATCTATACTACTGGGATTATTCTAACTAATGTTGCATTTAAATTGACTAAGGGTACTAATCTGTTAAAAGCTTTTGAAGGATTGGGTATCTTCCTTTGTTTGGGCTTTTTTGTAGTATTTGCATTCGTATGGATTTTGGGTGTTAAAATAGGTGCTTTTTTATCTAAATTTATACCCGAGCAACTATCCATAGAGATGGTGGAATTTAGGTTTATTTCTATAGGTTTTTTGATATTTACAATTGGGGGGCTTGTGTTTGGTGCGATTTGGGCTGATATATCTTGGGGTAGATATTGGGCTTGGGATCCAAAGGAAACGTGGGCTTTTGTAACATGGCTTGTTTATGCTTTTTACCTTCATATGAGATTGATAAGAGGGTACGATGGTCTTAGATCATCGGTACTTGCTGTTATTGGATTTTTGATTACTATTTTTACATACATAGGGGTAAATCTACTCATGCCGGGGTTGCATTCTTATGGTGGGATGTAA
- a CDS encoding ammonia-forming cytochrome c nitrite reductase subunit c552: MKKVLILCLGFMLVSFGGVAFAAKTTPDKTPDYAKVVQKGVDFTICYGCHDTVKELRGMGKHSKIACENCHGNIQEHLKNPKNHPVVFTEWQACGKCHKEQFETFMQVNKHRPARDEKSQLTNRSPNPFWDKLMMGHGFTKEHSLTRSHPFALLDQILVDRATGGRFQPKNGWMYVSDGPKKIWDVLVDTQPDVKEHKVHMKQTAAALNPVCFSCKTQDHILDWAYMGDPNVGAPFSRKSNPVEMINSKKMQHGLTCYTCHDPHAAKPRIVRDALIAALTKPDGDTLWHKDPNKTKFTVKDMGMRGYTRKIAILEKYDSKLQCGQCHVEYVCNPGFERKSGKPVTFDDIRTNHFPFKDVFSIYDHYVNQLDFTDFIHPLTGAKLIKFQHPEVEAFYNSKHDKAGVGCDTCHTPKMKDKKSGKVYTSHFAVSPKHNLKASCLSGNCHKGWTEEDAKHSIDSVKAYIKGKMRKAEFWLSTLIDKIVEARNADLPADIIAKAQDYHVRAHFLWEWWTAENSDGFHNPQQARESLAQSIDASMAGVKLIDDALKAKKAAAQQAAQTQTQTQTQTQPQQQAK, translated from the coding sequence ATGAAAAAAGTTTTGATACTTTGTTTAGGTTTTATGTTGGTTTCCTTTGGTGGAGTGGCGTTTGCAGCAAAAACAACACCCGACAAAACCCCTGATTATGCTAAGGTGGTTCAAAAAGGTGTTGACTTTACAATATGCTATGGGTGCCACGACACTGTAAAAGAATTAAGGGGTATGGGCAAACACTCAAAGATTGCATGTGAAAATTGCCATGGGAACATTCAAGAGCATTTGAAAAATCCTAAAAATCATCCCGTTGTATTCACAGAATGGCAAGCTTGTGGTAAATGCCATAAGGAGCAGTTCGAGACATTTATGCAGGTTAATAAACATAGGCCAGCAAGGGATGAGAAGTCTCAGTTAACAAATAGGTCACCAAACCCATTTTGGGATAAGCTGATGATGGGTCATGGTTTTACGAAGGAACATTCCCTTACAAGAAGCCATCCTTTTGCACTTCTTGATCAGATCTTGGTTGATAGGGCTACTGGTGGAAGGTTTCAGCCTAAAAACGGATGGATGTATGTGAGTGATGGACCTAAAAAGATATGGGATGTTTTAGTGGATACACAGCCTGATGTAAAAGAGCACAAAGTGCATATGAAGCAGACTGCAGCAGCTCTTAATCCAGTCTGTTTCTCATGTAAGACACAAGATCATATTTTAGATTGGGCATATATGGGTGATCCAAATGTTGGGGCACCATTCTCAAGAAAAAGCAATCCTGTTGAGATGATAAACTCTAAAAAGATGCAACACGGTCTCACATGCTATACCTGCCATGATCCCCATGCAGCTAAACCAAGGATCGTTAGAGATGCCCTTATAGCTGCACTTACAAAGCCAGATGGAGATACATTGTGGCACAAAGATCCAAATAAAACTAAATTTACCGTTAAAGATATGGGCATGAGGGGTTATACAAGGAAGATTGCAATTCTTGAAAAGTATGACTCAAAACTTCAGTGTGGCCAGTGCCATGTGGAGTATGTATGTAACCCTGGATTTGAGCGTAAGAGTGGTAAACCTGTAACCTTTGATGATATAAGGACAAACCATTTTCCATTTAAAGATGTGTTCTCAATCTATGATCACTATGTAAATCAGCTTGACTTTACAGATTTTATACATCCACTTACCGGAGCAAAACTTATCAAGTTCCAGCATCCAGAGGTGGAAGCATTTTATAACTCCAAGCATGACAAGGCAGGGGTTGGATGTGATACATGCCATACTCCTAAGATGAAGGATAAAAAGAGTGGTAAAGTTTATACTTCTCATTTTGCCGTATCACCAAAACACAATCTGAAAGCTTCCTGTCTGTCTGGAAATTGTCATAAGGGCTGGACTGAAGAGGATGCTAAGCATTCTATAGATTCAGTAAAAGCATACATAAAGGGTAAGATGAGGAAGGCAGAGTTCTGGCTATCTACACTTATAGATAAGATAGTAGAAGCAAGGAATGCTGATCTGCCTGCTGATATCATTGCAAAAGCACAGGATTATCATGTCAGGGCTCACTTCTTATGGGAGTGGTGGACAGCTGAAAACTCTGATGGTTTCCATAATCCTCAGCAGGCAAGGGAATCTCTAGCACAGTCGATAGATGCATCCATGGCTGGTGTAAAACTGATAGATGATGCTCTAAAAGCTAAGAAAGCAGCAGCACAGCAGGCTGCTCAAACTCAAACACAAACTCAAACCCAGACTCAACCCCAACAGCAGGCAAAATAG
- a CDS encoding DUF294 nucleotidyltransferase-like domain-containing protein — protein MFVFSFGIETDRLNDILIRYEPFSVLSPLEIEELTAKIVLKKYKKGEMLVTQGQPVEKCIRFVLDGSAKVFVISDTGDEVVVDYRCQGDIIGLLSIATEGGSLVNVVVVDDLTCYELSKDDLYELFSKNYRFLDSFLNIYVKKYLRKVSAEFKENALYYGSIDRLFFTSLISYLVVSDYPSVSKDTSILEAARMMMEKNYSAAIVLENGTALGIITDKDLRKKVVAKGLDYNTPVSSVMSSPVFTVESDITCFEAIVKMVSLGVHHLVVTDNSKILGVVDSESLMNLQSSSPLSFAREIELQESVDRLSELSDKIINVSATMYRNGFRAENITKIVSELNDRVLRRIIEIGIKIIGEPPVRFCWLAMGSEGRKEQTFRTDQDNGIIFEDVDDTRKKEVVAYFKSLAEFVNDALIKCGFPPCPGNYMARNPEWCQPISTWKRYFEKFFAMPTTDAVLKGQIIFDFRGVYGDKNLSLELRNFINNLKNRSLFINFMAKGLVNYGSPLTFFGSFVTEKDDNGDETFDIKKKVLAPLVGIIRLFAIEEGLMSLSTLERINDLVRIRHKVIIEYYREIEQSFNFLLDIRMRNQIYQYISGLEVTNNIKVQSLSSIESRNLKLACQLLDKLHDVLKRRYGL, from the coding sequence GTGTTTGTATTTTCTTTTGGAATAGAAACCGATAGGCTAAACGATATCCTGATAAGGTATGAGCCCTTTTCTGTTTTAAGCCCCTTAGAGATTGAGGAACTAACTGCTAAAATAGTTCTAAAAAAGTATAAAAAGGGCGAGATGCTAGTAACTCAGGGTCAGCCTGTGGAAAAGTGTATTAGATTTGTATTGGATGGTTCTGCAAAAGTGTTTGTTATATCCGATACCGGGGATGAGGTTGTTGTTGATTACAGGTGTCAAGGGGATATCATTGGACTGTTGTCGATAGCTACAGAGGGTGGATCTTTGGTAAACGTTGTTGTTGTTGATGATTTGACCTGTTATGAGCTTTCAAAGGATGATCTATATGAACTTTTTTCTAAAAATTATAGATTTCTTGATAGCTTCCTAAACATATATGTAAAAAAATATCTTAGAAAGGTTAGTGCTGAGTTTAAAGAAAATGCTTTGTATTATGGCAGTATAGATAGGCTGTTTTTTACATCACTTATATCTTATCTTGTGGTTAGTGACTATCCTTCTGTATCAAAAGATACATCAATACTGGAAGCAGCAAGGATGATGATGGAGAAAAACTATAGCGCTGCTATTGTCTTAGAGAATGGGACAGCTCTTGGAATTATCACAGATAAGGATCTCCGAAAAAAAGTGGTAGCTAAAGGATTAGATTATAATACACCAGTTAGTAGCGTTATGAGTTCTCCTGTTTTCACTGTGGAATCAGATATTACATGTTTTGAAGCTATAGTAAAGATGGTTTCCCTTGGTGTTCACCATCTTGTTGTCACAGACAACAGTAAGATATTAGGCGTTGTGGATAGTGAGTCACTGATGAATTTACAATCCTCCTCTCCTTTATCTTTTGCCCGTGAAATAGAGTTGCAGGAGTCAGTGGATCGTTTGTCAGAGCTCAGTGATAAGATAATAAATGTGTCTGCTACGATGTACAGAAATGGTTTTAGAGCTGAAAACATAACGAAGATAGTATCTGAGTTAAACGATAGAGTACTCAGGAGGATCATTGAGATCGGTATAAAGATTATAGGTGAGCCACCTGTTAGGTTTTGTTGGTTAGCTATGGGGAGTGAAGGAAGAAAAGAACAAACTTTTAGGACCGACCAAGACAATGGTATAATTTTTGAAGATGTTGATGATACCAGAAAAAAAGAGGTGGTTGCATACTTTAAATCTTTGGCTGAGTTTGTAAATGATGCCCTTATCAAATGTGGTTTCCCTCCGTGCCCGGGTAACTATATGGCAAGAAATCCTGAATGGTGCCAGCCTATATCTACCTGGAAAAGGTACTTTGAAAAGTTTTTTGCTATGCCAACAACAGATGCTGTTTTAAAAGGTCAGATTATCTTTGATTTTAGAGGGGTTTATGGTGATAAGAATCTCTCTTTGGAATTAAGAAACTTTATAAACAATTTAAAAAACAGATCCCTCTTTATAAATTTTATGGCAAAAGGTCTTGTTAATTATGGTTCCCCTCTAACATTTTTTGGGTCGTTTGTGACAGAGAAGGATGATAACGGTGATGAAACTTTTGATATCAAAAAAAAGGTACTTGCTCCACTTGTTGGTATAATCAGGCTTTTTGCTATAGAGGAGGGTTTAATGAGTTTATCTACTCTTGAAAGGATTAATGATCTTGTAAGGATAAGACACAAGGTCATCATAGAATACTATAGAGAAATAGAGCAGTCCTTTAATTTTTTACTCGATATAAGAATGCGTAATCAAATTTATCAATATATTTCAGGTTTAGAAGTAACCAATAACATAAAAGTTCAGTCCCTAAGTAGTATCGAGAGCAGAAATTTGAAATTGGCATGTCAGCTATTAGATAAGCTTCATGATGTTTTAAAAAGAAGGTATGGGTTATAA
- a CDS encoding ammonium transporter, translating to MKKIFFVLMLLASSAVGFASDKPTLNAADTAWVITATALVMLMTPAGLALFYGGMTRSKNILNTIGMSFMGYAVASVLWVVVLFSLAFGPDVGGIIGSLDHVFLNNIKISDLQGTIPKILFVVFQMTFAGITLALVSGSIVERVKFGFWMVFSVLWLILVYAPIAHWVWGGGFIGAMGALDFAGGTVVHINAGVSGLVLALLAGKRRDYGKTAIIPSSIALTVLGAALLWFGWFGFNAGSQLAADGIAANAFLVTNTSAAMGAITWIIIEWIVAKRPTMLGAASGAIAGLVAITPAAGFVSAPASVLFGILSGIVGFFGVFVLKSKLKYDDSLDAFGVHGLCGMLGAILTGVFASPEINPIGKGLLYGNPGQVWVQFVSVVVTIVYSAILTAVIFYITKLFVSVRVDDEAELKGLDEVEHGERGFNI from the coding sequence ATGAAAAAGATATTTTTTGTTTTAATGCTTTTAGCTTCATCTGCAGTGGGTTTTGCCAGTGATAAACCTACTCTTAATGCGGCAGATACAGCGTGGGTTATAACAGCTACTGCCCTTGTGATGCTTATGACACCTGCTGGGCTGGCTCTCTTTTATGGTGGGATGACAAGAAGTAAAAATATCCTAAATACCATAGGTATGAGTTTTATGGGTTATGCGGTAGCATCGGTTTTGTGGGTGGTAGTTCTCTTTAGTTTAGCATTTGGTCCTGATGTGGGTGGTATAATAGGTAGTCTGGATCATGTCTTTCTAAATAATATAAAGATTAGTGATTTGCAGGGTACAATACCAAAAATTCTTTTTGTTGTCTTTCAGATGACTTTTGCTGGTATTACGTTGGCTCTCGTGAGTGGTTCTATTGTGGAGAGGGTAAAGTTTGGTTTTTGGATGGTTTTTAGTGTGTTATGGTTAATACTGGTGTATGCTCCAATTGCCCATTGGGTATGGGGTGGAGGCTTTATCGGTGCTATGGGTGCCCTTGATTTTGCTGGTGGGACAGTAGTGCATATAAATGCTGGTGTTAGCGGGTTGGTTTTAGCACTTCTTGCTGGAAAAAGAAGGGACTATGGTAAAACAGCCATAATTCCATCTTCAATAGCATTAACAGTGTTAGGAGCTGCATTGTTATGGTTTGGCTGGTTTGGCTTTAATGCTGGTAGCCAGTTGGCTGCTGATGGGATTGCTGCAAATGCGTTTTTGGTCACAAATACTTCTGCTGCTATGGGGGCAATTACATGGATCATTATTGAGTGGATTGTTGCAAAGCGTCCAACAATGCTTGGCGCAGCATCTGGTGCAATAGCTGGTCTTGTTGCCATAACACCTGCAGCTGGTTTTGTATCTGCACCAGCATCAGTTTTGTTTGGTATTTTATCTGGAATAGTGGGTTTCTTTGGTGTGTTTGTGCTAAAGAGCAAGCTCAAGTATGATGACTCCCTCGATGCTTTTGGGGTGCATGGTCTTTGTGGGATGTTGGGGGCAATTCTTACGGGGGTCTTTGCAAGTCCAGAAATAAACCCTATAGGTAAGGGGCTCTTGTATGGGAATCCAGGTCAGGTTTGGGTACAGTTTGTGTCTGTAGTTGTTACTATAGTCTATTCGGCGATTTTAACTGCGGTTATCTTCTATATTACAAAGTTATTTGTGTCTGTTAGGGTGGATGATGAGGCAGAACTAAAAGGTTTAGATGAAGTTGAACACGGAGAGAGGGGATTTAATATATAA
- a CDS encoding DUF4212 domain-containing protein: MQVNEKLQAYWKENLKVIFILLAVWFVVSYLFGIIMADSLDAIRIAGFKLGFWFANQGSIVIFVILIYVYVAWMNAIDKKYDVHEE; this comes from the coding sequence ATGCAGGTCAATGAAAAGCTTCAGGCATACTGGAAGGAGAACCTAAAAGTTATCTTCATCCTTCTAGCTGTGTGGTTTGTTGTGTCGTATCTTTTTGGTATAATCATGGCTGATTCTCTTGATGCAATCAGAATAGCAGGTTTTAAGTTGGGTTTCTGGTTTGCGAATCAGGGCTCTATTGTTATTTTTGTTATTCTTATCTATGTTTATGTTGCGTGGATGAACGCCATAGATAAGAAATACGATGTGCATGAAGAATAG
- a CDS encoding P-II family nitrogen regulator, whose product MKMVRAIIKPFKLDEVKDALTEIGITGMTVVEVKGYGRQKGHSELYRGAEYQIEFIPKVMIDLVVSDELVESVIETISKSARTGKIGDGKIFVIPVEKAVRIRTGELNENSL is encoded by the coding sequence ATGAAGATGGTAAGGGCTATAATAAAACCATTTAAGCTTGATGAAGTAAAAGATGCGCTTACTGAAATTGGGATTACAGGTATGACTGTTGTGGAAGTAAAAGGGTATGGAAGGCAGAAAGGGCATAGTGAACTGTATAGGGGTGCAGAATATCAGATCGAGTTTATTCCTAAGGTCATGATCGATCTCGTGGTGTCTGATGAATTGGTGGAAAGTGTAATTGAGACGATCTCTAAATCAGCCAGAACAGGAAAGATTGGTGATGGCAAAATATTTGTAATCCCTGTGGAAAAGGCTGTAAGGATTAGGACAGGTGAATTAAATGAAAATAGTCTATAG